The DNA region CGTTCGTGAGTACAAGAGGGATTCCAGTTCGTTTGGAAAATCCCATCACCGCTTCCGCAACAGTTCGTTGTTCTGGAATTCCATGATCTTGAATTTCTAAATAGAAGTCTTCTTTACGAAAAATTTCATGCAACCGACCAGCTAACGCATACGCCTTATCTTCTTTGCCTTCTAAAATTTTACGATTGACTTCACCCGCAAGACAAGCGGTTAAACAAACAAGACCTTCGCTATGACGTTCTAATAAATCGTAGTCAATCCTTGGTTTGCGATAAAAACCTTCGGTAAAGGATCGACTTGCTAACTTAATTATATTTTTATAACCAGTTTCGTTTTTACAAAGTAAAATAATGTGGTAAGCACCACCATCAGCAATCTCATCAAGTTCCGTTTCGGCACTTCTAGAAGGAGTTACATAAAATTCACAACCGATGATGGGTTTGACATCGTGTTTGACAGCCTCTTTGTAGAATTCAATGGCCCCATACATGTTTCCATGATCCGTGATAGCGACAGAACTCATGCCAAGTTCCTTCACTCGTTTCATGAGATCGCTGATCCGAATGGCTCCATCGAGCATGGAATAGGTAGTATGTAAGTGAAGGTGGGCGAAATCTTCCATAGCTTGGTGACATAGTAACTCCGACGGCTTCCTACGTAAAGCGCCCCAAGGGAGAGATTCCGAATTTTTTCGGCCCAAAATGCCAATTCCCAAACCTCCCTGTCCCGTCCAAGCCCAAAAACGATGGAAGTCGATACTGGTTCTTTTAGATTGGTTTTGTTTATGTCACCATTTTCCCTACCCTCCATTTCTCCAGTAACTGATGTTTTGCGAAAGTCCATCCGCAATAAAATAGACAATAAAACCAAACCATTGGGTTCCTTAGGTGATTTGGAAACCCTTGCCTTACAACTGGCAGAAATCCAAAATACCATTTCCCCGGAGTTAAAGAATCCCAAATTGATTCTATTTGCAGGAGATCATGGGATTACGGAAGAACCAGTTTCTTTATATCCGAAAGATGTTACCTGGCAGATGGTTTTGAATTTTTTATCAGGTGGAGCCTGTGCCAATGTCTTCGCCAAACATAGTCATATCGGTGTGGAAGTGGTAGATGCGGGGGTGGATCATGATTGGGAAGGGAGTGTCACAAAACCGATTGAAAGAAAAATTCGAAAAGGAACTTCTAACTTTTTAAAATCAAAAGCTATGTCATTGGATGAGGCAAAAGAAACAATCCTTAGTGGCATAGAACTTCTAAACGAAACAAAATATGAATCATCAAATATATTTTTATTCGGTGAAATGGGCATTGGCAACACTTCTTCTGCTTCTCTTATCCTATCACATTTGACAGACATTCCACTTAGAAAACTTGTTGGAAAAGGAACTGGACTCAATAACAGCGGGAAGGAAAACAAATTTAAAATCCTTTCAGAAGCCTTCGATAGAACGGGAAAACTAAAAGATCCGTTAGAAATACTTTCTGAATTTGGTGGTTTTGAAATTGGTATGATGTCCGGAGCTATGTTGGGGGCAGCGGCACAGAGAAAAACATTTGTAGTGGATGGTTTTATTTCCACTGCCGCCTTTGCAATTGCTTTTGCATTGAACCCAACGGTAAAAGACTATTCCATTTTTTCACATCTATCAGAAGAAGAAGGACATACTGTAGTATTAGACCATTGGAAAGTAAGACCACTCCTTCGACTCAACCTTCGTTTAGGAGAAGGAAGTGGTGCCCTCGCAGCATACCCACTCATTGAATTAAGTGTAAAATTTTTAAACGAAATGGCTTCCTTTGCTGACGCTGGCGTGAGCAATACGGATTCAAAATATATAACATGAATTTAATTGTAACAGAAATTCGCCTATTCTTTGTTTGTTTATCTTTTCTTTCGAGAATTCCCTCGCCCCATTGGATCGGGTTCAAAGAAGAATGGTTACATAAATCAATTAAATACTCTCCTTTTGTAGGAATTCTACTTGGTTCTTTGCAGTGGATAGTTTTTACTTTTTTTCAAACCTTCTTTGGCCCAGGAATCGCATTTGCCATTTCACTGGGGTTTTTGTTAATCATAACAGGTGCCTTTCACGAAGATGGGTTTTCTGATTTTTGTGACGGGATTGGCGGCGGTTGGAAACGAGAAGACATCCTTCGGATCATGAAGGATAGCCGGGTCGGGAGTTTTGGCGCGGCAGGAATTTCACTTCTACTTGTATTAAAAATTTTAGGCGCTACGGAATCCTTGTTAGACACAAAAATCAAATGGGATCAATTTTCATTTGATCAAATAAACCAATTAACAATAATTTGGTTGTATTTTATTTCTGCTCATAGCCTCAGTCGATTTTTTTCTGTTCTGATGATGAAACTCCTCCCTTATGCAAAAGAAGAAGGATATGCAAAACCAATGGCCAAAGAAATTACTTGGCCTCAAACATTTTTTGCAAGCCTTGCGGGTTTGGTTCCATTTATTTGTCTCTCCTACTTTTATCCAAAATATTTATTAAGTCTGGTTTTTATTTTTCCCAGTTTAATTTATATGTATTCTTTAATGAAACGTTGGATTGGTGGATTTACCGGAGATTGTTTGGGAGCCGTGCAACAAGTGGTAGAAACTTGTCTTTGGATTTCAGGAGTATTTTTGTGGACCTCTATTTAATCCGCCATCCAGAAACCATCGCACCGAAAGGAACTTGTTATGGACGCACCGACTTTCCTCTCAAATTTCCAGTAGAAGATACGGCAGACTCTACATTTTCTTATTTACCATCTACCTTTGATTTTTTTCTGTCGAGTCCAGCACCGAGAGCTCTCAAACTTTCTGCTGCATTATTATCCAAATACAATTTTTCACAAGCGGATCATTCGCGAATACCAACTGACGAACGTTTGTGGGAAATGAATTTTGGAGATTGGGATGGAAAACTTTGGGAAGAAATTCCAAGAAAAGAAACCATTCCTTGGATGAAAGATTTCGTCAATGCCAGAACTCCCGGTGGAGAAGCATTTACTGATCTCATCTTTCGAATGGATTCTTTTATCAATGACTGGAAATCTAATGGGTCTTTAAGAATGGACTGGGAAAAAACAAACAACAAATCCTTAAACTCACTGATTGTTGTTTGTCACTCAGGTCCCATCCGAGCGGTTCTTTGCAAACAGAACGGAATCCCTTACGCAGAAGCCTTCAAATCACCTGTGGACTTTGGTTCCGTCCACAAATTAGAGATAGATTAAACTTTCTTTTTTTCTCCGAGGGGACCAAGTTTCGCAAGAATCAATTCGTTCACAAGTTTTGGATCGGCTTTCCCTTTGGTTTCTTTCATCACTCCACCAACAATCGCACCGAGCACACGGTCTTTACCATTTTTCCAACCTTCAACCGATTCTGGTTGAGACTCAATCACTCGGATCACAATTTCTTCGAGGGCCTTGTCATCACGAACTACTTTCAGACCTTTTGCTTCCACAATGGCTTCTGGTTGGTCTTTGGATGTTAACATATCTTCAAAGATGGTTTTGGCAATTTTACCTGTGATTTCACCTGAGTTGATGAGTTTTACAAGTTTACCAATACGCAAAGGATCGATGGCAAATTCTTGGATGGAAATATTTTCTTTGTTTACGATTCCAAGGATTTCATCTTTTACCCAGTTGGAAGTTTTTTTAGCATCTTCGGATACAAGTAAAGCTTGTTCAAAGTATTCGGCTATCTCGCGTTCGCTGGTAAGAACTTCGGCATCATAGTCAGGAAGACCAAGTTCCGTTTTGTATCTTTCCTTTTTTTGTCTAGGAAGTTCTGGTAATGATTTACGAATGTCTTCAATAAAGGAATCAGCAATTTGAATGGTTGGAAGATCTGGTTCTGGAAAATAACGATAATCGTGACTCATTTCTTTGGAACGCATAGGAATGGTTTTGAGTAAAGTGGCATCCCAGAGTTTTGTCATTTGGCGAAATGATTCCCCTCGGGAATAAACATCTTTTTGCCATTCAATCTCATAGTCTATCGCTTGTTTTACGGCTTTAAAGGAGTTTAAGTTTTTGATTTCTACTCGAGTACGAAACCCTTTTTCCCCTTTAGGTCGAATGGAAACGTTTGCATCACAACGAAGAGAACCTTCTTCCATATTACAATCAGATACTTGAATGTATCGTAAGATTGTTTTGAGTTCGTTCAAATAAACATAAGCTTCATCAGAAGAACGTAAGTCTGGTTCTGATACAATTTCGATCAGAGGTGTTCCTGC from Leptospira noumeaensis includes:
- the cobT gene encoding nicotinate-nucleotide--dimethylbenzimidazole phosphoribosyltransferase, translating into MSPFSLPSISPVTDVLRKSIRNKIDNKTKPLGSLGDLETLALQLAEIQNTISPELKNPKLILFAGDHGITEEPVSLYPKDVTWQMVLNFLSGGACANVFAKHSHIGVEVVDAGVDHDWEGSVTKPIERKIRKGTSNFLKSKAMSLDEAKETILSGIELLNETKYESSNIFLFGEMGIGNTSSASLILSHLTDIPLRKLVGKGTGLNNSGKENKFKILSEAFDRTGKLKDPLEILSEFGGFEIGMMSGAMLGAAAQRKTFVVDGFISTAAFAIAFALNPTVKDYSIFSHLSEEEGHTVVLDHWKVRPLLRLNLRLGEGSGALAAYPLIELSVKFLNEMASFADAGVSNTDSKYIT
- a CDS encoding adenosylcobinamide-GDP ribazoletransferase, which encodes MNLIVTEIRLFFVCLSFLSRIPSPHWIGFKEEWLHKSIKYSPFVGILLGSLQWIVFTFFQTFFGPGIAFAISLGFLLIITGAFHEDGFSDFCDGIGGGWKREDILRIMKDSRVGSFGAAGISLLLVLKILGATESLLDTKIKWDQFSFDQINQLTIIWLYFISAHSLSRFFSVLMMKLLPYAKEEGYAKPMAKEITWPQTFFASLAGLVPFICLSYFYPKYLLSLVFIFPSLIYMYSLMKRWIGGFTGDCLGAVQQVVETCLWISGVFLWTSI
- a CDS encoding histidine phosphatase family protein → MDLYLIRHPETIAPKGTCYGRTDFPLKFPVEDTADSTFSYLPSTFDFFLSSPAPRALKLSAALLSKYNFSQADHSRIPTDERLWEMNFGDWDGKLWEEIPRKETIPWMKDFVNARTPGGEAFTDLIFRMDSFINDWKSNGSLRMDWEKTNNKSLNSLIVVCHSGPIRAVLCKQNGIPYAEAFKSPVDFGSVHKLEID
- the gatB gene encoding Asp-tRNA(Asn)/Glu-tRNA(Gln) amidotransferase subunit GatB; translation: MEYEVIIGLEVHVQLNTLSKIFSTATNEFGGSPNTHISTLCVALPGTLPVLNEVVLEKAVRAGVALGCEITRFTKFDRKNYFYPDLPKGYQISQFDKPYATQGGVHIKLKGETEEKFIPLTRIHMEEDAGKLIHSHDPSINRSYVDYNRAGTPLIEIVSEPDLRSSDEAYVYLNELKTILRYIQVSDCNMEEGSLRCDANVSIRPKGEKGFRTRVEIKNLNSFKAVKQAIDYEIEWQKDVYSRGESFRQMTKLWDATLLKTIPMRSKEMSHDYRYFPEPDLPTIQIADSFIEDIRKSLPELPRQKKERYKTELGLPDYDAEVLTSEREIAEYFEQALLVSEDAKKTSNWVKDEILGIVNKENISIQEFAIDPLRIGKLVKLINSGEITGKIAKTIFEDMLTSKDQPEAIVEAKGLKVVRDDKALEEIVIRVIESQPESVEGWKNGKDRVLGAIVGGVMKETKGKADPKLVNELILAKLGPLGEKKKV